The stretch of DNA CCGCGATTATTACTTCCATTATTGCGCTTGGGCGGTTGTGATTGATTATTGACTTGCGATCGAGGTTTAGGTGGATTTGGTCTTTGAGGATGTTGAAGAGGTTGTGGAGACATTTTATCTAGTAGTAATAAATAATCGGCAATCGTAGGGGCGAAGGTAGGTTCGCCCTGATAAAGATAGATTTGTTCTAAGCATCGCCTTTGACGTCGTTATAGATAGCGTTTGCCCAAAAACTAAATTCCTGTGCCAGGTTTAGTCCCAATCCAGTTAAACCTAAATAATCATCGGCTTTGAGTTGCTTGAGGGTATCTAAACCCTTATTGCCAGCCAAATCTTTAACTGAAGCAAGAAGTTGCAGACATTCAAAGTATTTTTTGACAACATCTTGTTTGCCTTTTTGACTTAATGCTTGTTCTTCAGCTTTGAGACGCATCATGCCCCAAGTAGCAAGATAGGTATATAGTTCTACCGCTTGGCTTTTTTGCTCTTTAAGACGGGAATTATCGTTATTATTGTTAGTTCGTAATTCTTGTAAAGCTCCGTAGACAGGAGTACTAAGGGTACGAGGGTCGAAAGTTTGCATGATAATTTCTCCTTATTTATTTACTGATGCTGGCCACTGTTGAACAAAACCTCTGCCTAAGCTTTCTTGTCCGCCAATTTGTAAAATTTCTCGATTGGCTAATAATTGACTAAATTCTTGATGTATTTCAGATGACTTCCCATTAGCAGCAGAGGTAGTTCCCCAGGTAAAATACATCAGGGTATCGGGAGGAATGGCTTCTTCATAGCGAAAACCACCATCAACAGTTTTATTTTCATCAAGTTTGATTTTGACTTGTCGCCACAAACTCATTTGAATTAAAGTCCCGCAGTGTCTATCTGGCAAGACGATCGCTCTTTCAATGGTGTTAGTTTGAACATTTTGTGGCATAAAATCTTGCCAATCTTGCCACTGTTTTAATTCTTCTGCTTTGAGAATCGCATCTTTGAGATAAACAGCGGAATTACCATTGACAAAGTTGCAGCTATATTCCACAGGAATTCGATCCAACTTACCTGTAAACCTCGCCCAACGTTTTAGTAACATCGGACAACTAACCCAAACCACTCCATGACTCAGGGAAGGTACAGGAAGCCAAAGTAAAGCACCATCACCAATCCAAATATTTCCCTGTTCTAACTGGCTGGCATTTTCTAAATCTGTACCAAAAAGTTTAAATTTTTGGTTTTTGTCTTCCACACTAGCCCTCAGTCTACCGCGAATACTGCTAGAGGGAATATAGGGAAAGTTAGTATGAGATTCGCGGGCAATTCCCAATAAGTTTCCTTCTTGAGTTGTTCCTCCTGTATGTAAAGGAGAAAGTAGATAAAGATATGTGTAATTAATCGTCATAATAGTTGCTTTATTTATCTAAATAAGAGATCCACAATAATTCGGAATAGCCGAGGTTACGCCAGCGTTTAACTTTGCTGGGGGCTTCATTTGACTCTTGAAACAAAGCATCTGGTTGTTCCAAGTAGTAAACACTACCAGCAGGAGCAGCAAATACTTGAGGTGCAGGAATACTTGGGTTCTTGTTCTCTATTCCCTGTCCCCCGTTTCCTGTTCCTTGAATCCTGCCACTAATTGCTAGAGGTTGGGCAGTAGCCACACTAACTAAGTTGCCTTCTTTTTGATTGGAATTAACGGTATGGGCGAGTTTCCATTCCCACGGATAGGATTTACAAACTGACTTTTGGTCTTTATGAATGCGTTCAAATACTCCTGGGGTAATTAAATAAGCTAAGGATTTACCTCTTGTTTGATAGTTTTGTTGAGATTGCTGCTGTAATTCCTGCCATTGTTCGCCTAATTCGGAACATTCTTCGATTAATACCCGATGTCCCTCTCCTCCCAGTCTCATGGAGGTAGGGGTATTGGGAATTTTGATGTCTAGAGCAATCGCCAGACTCCAGCCTGAATGTAAACGAATGGCATTCTCGACAAAATAACCATCCACATCTTTTACTTGCCGACTATCAGAAGCGATCGCATTATGAGAACGAGTTTCTATCGTCCAAGGTTGAGAACTTTCTCCCTCTTGACATAGCCAATCTTCAGGTTTTAAATCTTGGTTCTCTAATAGTTTAGTAACTATAGAAAAAGGTAAATAATTGCGCGGTTTTTGTTCGAGCTTATTTTCTTGGTCTTTGCTATTAGCTAATTTTTTTAATAACAAAGGTGCAGGAGATAGACGATCCCAGATCATCTGTTGAGAGGGAGATTTTTCATCCAACCAAGCTACAGGGTGGAGTAAAGAGTTATTAACATAATTAAGAGGACGGGGAAAATAAAGTTCTTTTTGGTAGCAGAGAAAAGTACCCTTAAGAGTTAGGTTTTCCTTACTATTTAATAGTCCTCTAATTGCTCCTGCGATCGTATGTCCGTTGGGAGGAAACACACTTCCTGCCCAGGCTCTTTCCCCTGGGGTAAAAGGTTTGGCATCGCGAAATAATAGTATATCTAATGGGGTAAATATGTACCAATACATGATTTTTCTTTATTAGTTTTTATCTGCCGATTTCTTAAATTGAATGCTGCTAATTTCAGCCAGTTTTTTATTTCTTCGTCTTGTTGCTTGCTTGGGCTATAAGTAAATAATTTACTAAGTAAATCGCTGAGTTTTTGAGCAAAAACTTCACGAGATTCTGGGTGATTTTTAAATATATTTCGGCGATCGCAAAAAGCTTTTGTCCACTGTAAAATTGCTTGTTCTGGTGCAGGATGTTGTAACCAAATCTCAGCAGCCTGTTCAAAAATTGCCCAGTCTAACTCATCATGTTGTTGGGCAAATTCTACGATCTCTCGCCAACAGTTAAAGACACTAAATTTAGCTGTAGCTTGTAAAATATTACCGTTGCCATAAATCGCCCGAACTTGAACCGCATCTTTGTAAGAGTCTTGATTATTAACCAGATAGTAATGTTCTTTGGCTTCTTCTTCTGCCTCCCAAAGATTTTGTAGCGCGATCGCTAATGGTACAGAATGATGGGCGATAACAATTCCAAAACTAATAGTTGCTGCCGATCCTAAAGTAAACAAAGGACGATCTGGTAAAGTTTTTGGTCCCTGTCCTGTAAATTCCCAATAATCCCCCTTATTATCAAATTCATTACCTGGATCTTTTTGTCCTTGAAAACATTGCCGAATATCCCACAGCCAACTATCCCATTCCCAAAGATTGGTATAAGCTAAAATATCGTCGCCACCGCAATAAATTAGTCTGCCAGCATATCGAGATTCGGTAAGATAGGGTACTAACTGATTGGCAAAATCCAGAAGAGAACGGCTTAAGGCACTATGGGTAGCAGGACCCATTCTTTTTTGAACGTTCAAAAATTCAGTAACTGGCTGCTTGATTTCATCAGGAAAGCGATCAATCTTATCAATTAACTCTTGAGGAATATATTCACGATATTGTTTTAATTTTGTTCCCTTTAACCATTCACTCATACTATCGCCATCACCAGCAGCAATTACATACCAGTCAGTGGGGTTTTTTCCAGGAGGGAAATAGGTAGCAATAGTATTTCTTAACTTGCTCAGTTCTGCTTTTTGCTCATTCTTATTTTCATCAGCAAAATCTTCAATTAGCCAACTAGAATTAATTAAACGAGGATGAGGTAAGTTTCGGTAATTTCGCTCGATCCAAGGGATGCCCCAAGAATTTTGGTTATTGTTGTCTGTTTCTTTTTTTGCCCAATCGAAGCGATCGCCTATTTCTCTACAAGCAGTTTGATAATATTTAATCGCCTCATCATCTCCCGCTTTTTTCGCTTGCTTTAACCAGCCAGCAACTCCCGAACTCAGATCGGGATAAGTTAAAGATAAGTTGGGAATATCTAAAATCTCGGGCAATATTTTATGTAAAACTCGCTTGACTACTTCAGTAGCATTTAATTCTTCAATCCCGTCAAATAAACCCAGATTTTTGCCATCCGACCAAAACTTTTTGGTTTGCCCTTCGCTTACCCAGTCAGATTGATGGTTATGCACCACTGAACCAATCCCAGAGATAGTGGAACGAGTACCGAAAGCAGTGGGCATTGACCAAGTACGGGCGTTTTTGACTGCGGTTAGATTATGACGTAGGCGATCAAATATATTACCCCACCATGAACCAACGTTAAGATTAGGTTGTCTGGAATAGGATTTTGACTTTGATTCTGTTTCTGTTTCCGTTTCTATTTCTGATATATCAAAAACTGCTTTGAGAAATTCAGCTTCATTTTGTTCAAATAATGTTGCTGATTTGTCAGGCTCTTTGCTATTTTCTTTTAAACCTGTAAAATCATTTTGTTTTTTACACCAATCTTGATATTGTTTGTGATTTTCTCTTTCTTTTTCTTTATCTTTGTTTTTGCCGTATGAATGATGTAATTCTGTCTCTAAATTTCCAATTGGTAAAGCCGTCCAATATGTTTGCCATTGAGACTTGAGCCAACCTTCCCAGGTATGGGGGTTAATATCTTTCCAGGCTGGATTTATCTTTTGCAGAAATTCTAAGCTTTGGTTGCCCAACTCTTGCCATTCTTGTTCCAAAACTTGTTTGGCATATTGTGTCACTGCATAGATCGGATTATCTTTAATTTCATCGCCTTGTTTGCCGTTATCTGGCACAATCATCACGATTACGTTGGGAAAACCAGCCGTTAGTAATTGTTGTGTCGTAGGTTCTTCAATCCACTGACTAAATTCGGGATATTCTTGTAATAACCAATGGTCAATTAATGGTTGCTGATACAAGCAAGGATACAACAATGTATCTGCACCGTATTTTTTCGCTAGTTCCCAACAAACCTTAGCTGATAAATAATGCAGCAACCAAGAACCAGCCCAAAAATCGCGCATCTTACGACTGGCTTTGACTAATTCCTGTACGGGAGAAAAGGTAAATACTACTAAATTAGGACGCGAGCGCGTAAATCTATCTCCCTTACTGGGATATTCTTCTGGATTCTTATAATGTCCTGCCAATCCACCAGCTAATGCAGAAGTAATACTTGTATGACTCCACAAGGAGGCATCGGGAAAACGAGTTTCGGCAGGAAGCAAATATACTTCTAATACATCTTTAGCAAGTAAATCTGGATAGCAACGCCATAGCCACCAATGAACCAAACGAGGATCTTTATATTCTTCGATCAGGTTTAATACTGCTAATTCTTTCTCTTCTAAGAACTCTTTGCGTTTGCCTTCTTGCAGCCTGGTATGCCATTGAGGTATCTTTAGAGTCTGCGATTCGCCAGATAAAAGATGGTGTATTTGCAAACCATCTTCACGGTAACTAACCGCACTTCCATAACCTAATCTACCGATACTACTTCTATCGCTTGCAGAAGCAATTAAGTCGCATAGCCCAACATGTTCTAACCATGTGCCGTTAAGAGATTTGGCTTGAATCGGATCTACAGATTCATGTTTACTTTTAGATTTAGACGATCGCCATCCTGCCATACACTGCAAAATGTGCCATTGTCCTTCTCTACCTAAATCTTGTGCGTGGGATAAAGCTTTTAAACCTGGATCGTGAAGTAAACCCCAGATTTTAGCTTGCCAGTAAAGTCTTGTCATTAACCTGAATCACTATGGATTGAGTTTCTCTTCAACTCTAGCCGAGTGATTATAAATGGTCTAGCAAGTAATAATACTGAAAATTACTTTTGTAATAGCTTTAAAAGACTATCGGATATAGTTTTGACAATCGCGTTTGCCTTTGTTTTCAATATTTTCTTTTAGTGGGATTGCTTCAAAAAACTTAATAGATTGAGAGAAAAAGAAGATTTTGTTTTACGTAATTGTCTATGATATTTCTTGTGATAAACGACGCAAAAAAGTGGCGGACTTATTAGAAGGTTACGGTGCCAGAGTTCAATATAGTGTTTTTGAATGTGTTCTCGATCGCGCTCAATATCGGCAGCTTGGCGATCGCTTGAAAAAGAGAATTAAACTAGATGAGGATAGTATTAGGATTTATCCCATAACTCGAAATACTTTGCAGCAAGTAGAAACTTGGGGTGTAGGAAATAATCTGACTCAACCACCTAGTTCGACAATTATCTAAAGGCGATCGTATTTATTGAGTAATTTATTTTTATTATTTGATAAATCTTGCGAACCTTAGCCAAAATCGCTGTAATCCTAATGATCTCGTTGTGAGCCTCGACTTATCGCTGTGTATATCTTTTACGGATTTTCTCTTGTTTTTTAACAGCCTATCTTGCTTTATTTTCTCTGAGCCTCGCAAACTGCCTCTAGACATCAGGCTCTATCTGGGTTTTAATTGAGGGACTCTCTAATTACTAGAGAAACTAATTGAATGGAAACTGAATAGGAAGCAATTCGTGCTTCGTCAACGGTTAATTTGTCTCTCTAATTACTAGAGAAACTAATTGAATGGAAACTTCAACTTCTAATGTCACTCCATATTTCATATTATCTACTCTCTCTAATTACTAGAGAAACTAATTGAATGGAAACCTTGTTCTCACTACTACAACTAGACACATCTGCACCGGAACCTCTCTAATTACTAGAGAAACTAATTGAATGGAAACGTCTCAACAAGTAATTCTTGAGGATCGCTGTCAGTGTAAACATCTAACACCTCTCTAATTACTAGAGAAACTAATTGAATGGAAACGACGATCCCAACTATTGCGATAGCTGTGGGGGTTAGCTCTCTAATTACTAGAGAAACTAATTGAATGGAAACGATATGAAAAATCTCCATTGATATGGAATCCAATCCATGTCTCTCTAATTACTAGAGAAACTAATTGAATGGAAACTATATTCGATTAATTTATACATGGCAATATATCTCTTTGCTCTCTAATTACTAGAGAAACTAATTGAATGGAAACCTAATAGTTTCAAAGGTGTTTTCTACATGAGCGATCGCACCACTCTCTAATTACTAGAGAAACTAATTGAATGGAAACCATAATTGTTAGATTTACATCTAACACAGAACCTTCTTGTCTCTCTAATTACTAGAGAAACTAATTGAATGGAAACTGAAAACCAATGAATGCAATCATGAACTTGGAAGAATGGACTCTCTAATTACTAGAGAAACTAATTGAATGGAAACTATACATTAGTTTCTTTATTAATTCTTTCAGCTGATTCATAACTCTCTAATTACTAGAGAAACTAATTGAATGGAAACAGAAGAGGTGTAAGAAACAGAAACTGCTTTTTCAGCTCTCTAATTACTAGAGAAACTAATTGAATGGAAACATAAATGAATTAACTTTCTAAATTCTTCATATTAATATTCTCTCTAATTACTAGAGAAACTAATTGAATGGAAACTACAATGACTTGGTTCTAGTTCGTAAAGCTTTTCAATTGCTACTTCTCTCTAATTACTAGAGAAACTAATTGAATGGAAACTAAAAAAGCGATCGCCCAAGTAACTTATAGAGCGATCGCTTTTTTATAGTAAGCAATATAAGAAAATATGAGAATACTCCCTATTCCCCAAATAACTACCGAATCAAATAAGGTTGATAGAGTTGAGCTGGTTGATAGACAAATTGCTTATATAACTTAACCTGCTGCAAGAGTAAATCCCATCGAGGTTGATTACCTAGATCGGTTTTGATTTCTTCTTCCATTCGTTGCAGAAATGCTTGTAAGTAATTCTTTCTTCCCGCATCATTAAGAAAACAACCGCCATTTCGATAGACAAAATCTGTTTCCGAGTTGATCATTCGCCGATTAATCAAATATAAAACTAAAGAATCAACAATAGGAGCGCGAAATTCTTCGATTAAATCAGAAGCCAAAGCTGCATGACGATAATTTCCCTGGTGCAAACAAGCTTGATAAGGATCGAGTTGCTGTAGTTCAATTAAAGCTAAAAGATGATTCCACAAGATCTGATAACCAAAACTCAGCATAGCATTGACAGGGTTCCCTGGAGGGCGACGGCTACGAGCCACAAATACAAAATCTAGATTAGTAATCACTTCACCATAAGCAGAAAAATAGCTAGCTGCACCTGCACCTTCTAAACCGATTAATTGCTCCATGTCTTGAACTTGTTCTACTTTAGTCAGTAAATAATTTAAATTCAGCAGAGTTTGAGCTAATATTGGTGTCTGTTGTTTTCGCTGCTGCCGTTGTAATAAAACGCGACTGTTTTTTAGTTTGGCAAGAGTAATTTCTCTGGCTACGGCTAGTTTTTCTCCACGAGATAATTGCTGTTGATAGCGCGAAAGCTGACGATAGCCTCTTTCTAGAGGCAAAACTCGACCATAACAATAACCCATGCGCGAAAGATAGACAATGGGAATATTTTGCCAGATACAAGCTCTAATTGCTTGAGTGGTAATTTGCGACTTACCAAAAATTAAAATCTGTTCGAGCAGCGGTATTTTAACGCGATTAACAATGTCTTCTCGATAACGAACGATTAAAGTTTCTTTACTTAAGGATATATTGCAGCCCTGTTGGGATACATAAAGACTTTTCATAGTCTATTTTTCTCTATAGCCGACGCTCTTTGATTTTTAAGCTGCAATTCTTTTTCAGTATTTAAGGAGGCAAATTTATTTTGCCTAATACTAGAAAGAGCTAGCCAATCAACAACCAGATCCGCAAAAGTACCGACAAAAAAGCTGGAGACAGTCACTAAAAAGGTATTACCGATTACAGCTGCCAAGCCCAAAGGAGCGATTAATAATAAAGCTAAGGTAATTGCACCATTAGCTATAGCGGTACTAAAATTTCTGATTACTGCTGTCCGAGTTGATAAATACATTAAATATTTTTGTAATATTAAAGTTACTTCATGAAACTATAATTTACCTAATACATCTCAACTAATTCTCTAATTTCCCAATATTTACTGAATTACAAACTGGCAAGTAAAAATTAAACTAAAAAAGAGAATCGAGTAACAAGGAGATCGCCCTTAAATATTTTCTTTTTTTTGACATTAATGATTCTTTATTCCCTGCTCCCATAATATCCATGAATCAGTCTTCAAAAATAAACCGTTATACTAATATCCAAGCTTTAGAAAGATTATTATTATTAATTGCCATATTAATCAAATATCCAGGAGTTGGATGTCCTAATGAATTAGAAAAATCTGATGATAAGCATCATAATGCTTTGAAATTAGTGCAAATTAAACTACAAGAATTAGCTTTATCACTAGGCATTGACTTACCAGAACAATATCCAGCTACAGCTACTTTGAGGAAAGATTTAGAATTATTGAGAGACTATCAAATTTTAGACCATAGAATGTATCGCTGGGGTTATTATCTCGGTACAGGAGTGATGAGTAAACAAGAACTTAAAGCAGCATTTAATGCTTTAGAATCTCAGGCAATATATCAGGGAGATCCTCAATTAAGAAATATCTACTATTCACTTAAAAAACGCTTGCGCGGATTTGAATTTGAGGAACAACAAGATTTCTTTTATCCTGTCCGCCAACATCTTAATCGTGCTATTAATTATACCGATCCTCAAGAAATGATGAATCAAGGTGAATATCGTCATACTTTATATCATCAAATTGAATTATTAGAGGAAGCTATTATTACAGGTCAGGCAATTGAACTTTCTCGTAATGTCGATCCCTATGGTGAAAACAAACTTGGTTTGATTACTTTATATCCTTTACAACTAATTTATTTTGATATCGCCTGGTATTTAATTTATGAAAATGCTCAAGATGGTACTTTATCTACTGGTAGAATTAATCGTTTTAAAGATTATCTAAAAGTTGTGACAAGCACAAAAGCGAGAAAGATAGCAGAGCAACAAAAAAGCCTGAATAATGCTCACCAATTAATCCGCAATGGCTGGGGTTTAAAATTAGGAACGTTTGAAGAACAGCAATTGGAATTAGCAGGTAAACTGGCGCTTATTTCCGCCAAAGTCCGTTTTTTTCCGCCCGTAAGTGCTTTTATTGCTGAGGGAGAACGAAGACATCCCCGACAGATAATCGAAAAACATCCAGATTATTTAGATTATTCCCTTAAGCTACCACTGCGATCGCTGGCTGAATTTGGATTTTGGATAAATCGATATTCAGACAACGTTATAGTTTTATCCCCACCCGAATTAAAGCTTAAACATCGTCAAGCCGCAATGTCTTTGATGCAAAAGTATCAAGAACGAGAAGCGACTGAAATGTCATAATTTTTACCTAATCTGCGCGAAGTCCTACACTGTATCGCAGCGCTTTCACGGTCAAGCCGCCCTAAAAAATGTTATACCCTTATGGTACTAGCCCTAAAGGACTTGTCTCGCTTAGTTGGAGATTAGCTCCTACGTCGCGTCCTTCGCCTCGCACTAGCGACCTAACGTCTTTTAAAGACGCTAGGTCGCTGCTCAATCTTTAATTCAGCGTTGGGAGGGAATGTAGCCATTGTCCCATTTTCATCGCCCAACACATGGCTAAACTCATTAAAGCTAATAACTTACTTAATCGTTGGGCATCAGTAAAATGAGTGGATTCAAGGCAAAACCCCCTAGTTTTAAACATTCCAAATAAAGTTTCGATTCCCCAACGCTTGGCATAGTCAGAAATAGCTGTTTGAGGAGAATCATCCGAGATAACTACTAATAACTCTCCATCTTCGAGGCGTAAAGCAGAAATGTAGACCAATCGACCCCAGACCCAACGACGACCTGACAAAATTTCTCTTTGACCAGGTTGAAGATGAGCGAAAATAATCGAAGCAGCAAGCCTTTTTTGACCATCGCTAATTTGGTCGGTTTCTCGGATTCTGATTCGGAAAGGAATCGTTGGCTCAATCAGCAGATAAGTTAACCACTCCCGACCAACAAATTCCCGATCTCCGCAGATCTAAGCAACTTCTGCATCAGGGAAAACTTCTCGAAAGCGATCGAGTAAATCCATACGTTCATTACTGTGGGAGTTGCCTTTCTTGTCGAGCATTTCCCATAACAATGGATAAGCTACTCCTTCATGTACTACTCCTAACATCAGTATATTAAAGCGAGTATTCCCAAATGACCATTCCGTTCTATCCTTACTAAGCACCCAAGGCTGAGGAATTTCCATTAAGGTGACAATAATTTTGGCG from Pleurocapsa minor HA4230-MV1 encodes:
- the cmr4 gene encoding type III-B CRISPR module RAMP protein Cmr4 — protein: MTINYTYLYLLSPLHTGGTTQEGNLLGIARESHTNFPYIPSSSIRGRLRASVEDKNQKFKLFGTDLENASQLEQGNIWIGDGALLWLPVPSLSHGVVWVSCPMLLKRWARFTGKLDRIPVEYSCNFVNGNSAVYLKDAILKAEELKQWQDWQDFMPQNVQTNTIERAIVLPDRHCGTLIQMSLWRQVKIKLDENKTVDGGFRYEEAIPPDTLMYFTWGTTSAANGKSSEIHQEFSQLLANREILQIGGQESLGRGFVQQWPASVNK
- a CDS encoding CRISPR-associated protein Cmr3, whose product is MYWYIFTPLDILLFRDAKPFTPGERAWAGSVFPPNGHTIAGAIRGLLNSKENLTLKGTFLCYQKELYFPRPLNYVNNSLLHPVAWLDEKSPSQQMIWDRLSPAPLLLKKLANSKDQENKLEQKPRNYLPFSIVTKLLENQDLKPEDWLCQEGESSQPWTIETRSHNAIASDSRQVKDVDGYFVENAIRLHSGWSLAIALDIKIPNTPTSMRLGGEGHRVLIEECSELGEQWQELQQQSQQNYQTRGKSLAYLITPGVFERIHKDQKSVCKSYPWEWKLAHTVNSNQKEGNLVSVATAQPLAISGRIQGTGNGGQGIENKNPSIPAPQVFAAPAGSVYYLEQPDALFQESNEAPSKVKRWRNLGYSELLWISYLDK
- the cas10 gene encoding type III-B CRISPR-associated protein Cas10/Cmr2, which produces MTRLYWQAKIWGLLHDPGLKALSHAQDLGREGQWHILQCMAGWRSSKSKSKHESVDPIQAKSLNGTWLEHVGLCDLIASASDRSSIGRLGYGSAVSYREDGLQIHHLLSGESQTLKIPQWHTRLQEGKRKEFLEEKELAVLNLIEEYKDPRLVHWWLWRCYPDLLAKDVLEVYLLPAETRFPDASLWSHTSITSALAGGLAGHYKNPEEYPSKGDRFTRSRPNLVVFTFSPVQELVKASRKMRDFWAGSWLLHYLSAKVCWELAKKYGADTLLYPCLYQQPLIDHWLLQEYPEFSQWIEEPTTQQLLTAGFPNVIVMIVPDNGKQGDEIKDNPIYAVTQYAKQVLEQEWQELGNQSLEFLQKINPAWKDINPHTWEGWLKSQWQTYWTALPIGNLETELHHSYGKNKDKEKERENHKQYQDWCKKQNDFTGLKENSKEPDKSATLFEQNEAEFLKAVFDISEIETETETESKSKSYSRQPNLNVGSWWGNIFDRLRHNLTAVKNARTWSMPTAFGTRSTISGIGSVVHNHQSDWVSEGQTKKFWSDGKNLGLFDGIEELNATEVVKRVLHKILPEILDIPNLSLTYPDLSSGVAGWLKQAKKAGDDEAIKYYQTACREIGDRFDWAKKETDNNNQNSWGIPWIERNYRNLPHPRLINSSWLIEDFADENKNEQKAELSKLRNTIATYFPPGKNPTDWYVIAAGDGDSMSEWLKGTKLKQYREYIPQELIDKIDRFPDEIKQPVTEFLNVQKRMGPATHSALSRSLLDFANQLVPYLTESRYAGRLIYCGGDDILAYTNLWEWDSWLWDIRQCFQGQKDPGNEFDNKGDYWEFTGQGPKTLPDRPLFTLGSAATISFGIVIAHHSVPLAIALQNLWEAEEEAKEHYYLVNNQDSYKDAVQVRAIYGNGNILQATAKFSVFNCWREIVEFAQQHDELDWAIFEQAAEIWLQHPAPEQAILQWTKAFCDRRNIFKNHPESREVFAQKLSDLLSKLFTYSPSKQQDEEIKNWLKLAAFNLRNRQIKTNKEKSCIGTYLPH
- the cas2 gene encoding CRISPR-associated endonuclease Cas2 — its product is MLFYVIVYDISCDKRRKKVADLLEGYGARVQYSVFECVLDRAQYRQLGDRLKKRIKLDEDSIRIYPITRNTLQQVETWGVGNNLTQPPSSTII
- the cas1 gene encoding CRISPR-associated endonuclease Cas1 — translated: MKSLYVSQQGCNISLSKETLIVRYREDIVNRVKIPLLEQILIFGKSQITTQAIRACIWQNIPIVYLSRMGYCYGRVLPLERGYRQLSRYQQQLSRGEKLAVAREITLAKLKNSRVLLQRQQRKQQTPILAQTLLNLNYLLTKVEQVQDMEQLIGLEGAGAASYFSAYGEVITNLDFVFVARSRRPPGNPVNAMLSFGYQILWNHLLALIELQQLDPYQACLHQGNYRHAALASDLIEEFRAPIVDSLVLYLINRRMINSETDFVYRNGGCFLNDAGRKNYLQAFLQRMEEEIKTDLGNQPRWDLLLQQVKLYKQFVYQPAQLYQPYLIR
- a CDS encoding WYL domain-containing protein; this encodes MNQSSKINRYTNIQALERLLLLIAILIKYPGVGCPNELEKSDDKHHNALKLVQIKLQELALSLGIDLPEQYPATATLRKDLELLRDYQILDHRMYRWGYYLGTGVMSKQELKAAFNALESQAIYQGDPQLRNIYYSLKKRLRGFEFEEQQDFFYPVRQHLNRAINYTDPQEMMNQGEYRHTLYHQIELLEEAIITGQAIELSRNVDPYGENKLGLITLYPLQLIYFDIAWYLIYENAQDGTLSTGRINRFKDYLKVVTSTKARKIAEQQKSLNNAHQLIRNGWGLKLGTFEEQQLELAGKLALISAKVRFFPPVSAFIAEGERRHPRQIIEKHPDYLDYSLKLPLRSLAEFGFWINRYSDNVIVLSPPELKLKHRQAAMSLMQKYQEREATEMS